Proteins found in one Maridesulfovibrio sp. genomic segment:
- a CDS encoding transferase produces the protein MKRVRKLIKHIISRVNVNLLPMGLDVEQALNSTLLGNKMATDYAYYALSIDHPIYFRFRESNLGGSYFLGKCDVDRSIIIRSDIRGDELKAAGTEVTFGKVTTELYRDEIIQVVNSFLYKTLVHNHSRNPESPELFRIQNTVSMHYANIHGTTLEGAYLGAFATADLSVMHNCIVGDYSYIQAGDLSKICIDSGRIWIKVENKYEFDYRYPQAILEKYISWDQEGELTGLFADFLKGRRSDFLPVYDSLAETFPVWVPDNAFVSRYAVIKGDCVIGENCLVAQRAYIENSELGKGSNAQENSFIVDSRFAGFVVVAHGGKLVFSNIGEKVFIGFNSFLHGTEENQVNVGSGSIVMPHTIIHASEPIDIPEKTIVWGYITKQSDLINQSMSLADFSKEKDFNIGRMSFSGDAAAFIRDFQNRVEHILVDNGARYDGKQERRGHAQKTQYVSYNLFQPYLGGDKQGMFPTIVVDDS, from the coding sequence ATGAAAAGAGTCAGAAAACTGATCAAACATATTATATCAAGGGTAAACGTAAACCTCCTCCCCATGGGGCTGGATGTTGAGCAGGCCTTGAACAGTACGCTTCTAGGCAATAAAATGGCTACAGATTATGCGTATTATGCACTTTCAATTGACCATCCGATTTATTTCAGGTTTAGAGAAAGCAATCTCGGTGGATCATATTTTTTAGGCAAATGTGATGTCGACCGTTCAATTATTATCAGAAGTGATATTCGTGGTGATGAACTTAAGGCGGCCGGAACTGAGGTAACATTCGGAAAAGTTACAACTGAGCTTTACCGTGATGAGATTATTCAGGTTGTGAACAGCTTCCTTTATAAAACTCTGGTTCATAATCATTCTCGCAATCCTGAAAGTCCGGAACTTTTCCGTATTCAAAATACTGTTTCCATGCATTACGCGAATATCCACGGAACAACCCTCGAAGGTGCCTACCTTGGAGCATTTGCAACCGCGGACCTTTCAGTAATGCACAATTGTATTGTCGGCGATTACAGCTACATACAGGCTGGAGACCTTTCCAAAATCTGTATCGATTCCGGACGCATCTGGATTAAAGTCGAGAATAAATATGAATTCGATTACCGTTACCCACAGGCTATCCTTGAAAAATATATTTCATGGGATCAGGAGGGAGAACTCACCGGATTGTTTGCTGATTTTCTCAAAGGACGCAGAAGTGATTTCCTGCCTGTTTACGATTCTCTGGCGGAAACTTTTCCGGTCTGGGTTCCTGATAATGCCTTCGTGAGCCGTTATGCTGTTATCAAGGGTGATTGCGTGATCGGAGAGAACTGCCTTGTAGCCCAACGGGCCTATATCGAGAACTCAGAACTCGGCAAGGGATCCAATGCACAGGAAAACAGTTTTATTGTTGATTCCCGTTTCGCGGGATTCGTTGTTGTTGCGCACGGCGGTAAGCTCGTCTTTTCCAATATTGGAGAAAAGGTATTTATCGGCTTCAACTCATTTCTGCACGGAACAGAAGAAAATCAGGTTAATGTCGGTTCAGGTTCTATTGTTATGCCGCACACAATCATCCACGCTTCCGAGCCGATTGATATACCGGAAAAAACAATTGTCTGGGGATACATCACCAAGCAAAGCGATCTGATAAATCAATCCATGTCACTTGCAGACTTTTCCAAAGAAAAAGATTTTAATATCGGCAGAATGAGTTTCAGCGGAGATGCAGCCGCATTCATACGCGATTTTCAAAACCGTGTTGAACATATTCTGGTGGACAATGGCGCCCGCTATGACGGTAAACAGGAAAGAAGGGGACATGCCCAAAAGACACAGTACGTTTCTTACAACCTGTTCCAGCCTTATCTGGGCGGAGACAAGCAAGGTATGTTTCCGACTATCGTGGTCGATGACAGCTAA
- the tilS gene encoding tRNA lysidine(34) synthetase TilS: MGLLPESIQELNPKMARLCLGIEKFGNLKCGKKFASSTMIVGVSGGIDSTALLIIATLLARKSGGRVFCAHVDHGLRDNSADDRGFVEDLCARLNIPVESFQADVSGYASNNSIGLEEAGRIMRYDFFKRCMKKFEADFLLLAHHIGDLSEDILMRLIRGTGWPALAGMDAFDPKRKLLRPLLSTTKDELEVFLKSIGCSWREDESNLCDDYTRNRIRNRVMPLLREENSNLDTGLLRLKYQAELDEDYWAEQTAEILKMAQVDENGALRLSCSILDKCHSALRFRIYKKILDNLGPGHALFESVVKLDNGFCARNYGATFQFPGNKVVKISKKELLFKVN; encoded by the coding sequence ATGGGACTACTTCCTGAATCAATACAAGAGCTTAACCCGAAAATGGCTCGGCTGTGTTTAGGTATTGAAAAATTCGGAAATTTGAAGTGCGGAAAAAAATTTGCATCTTCCACAATGATTGTCGGGGTGTCCGGCGGCATTGATTCCACAGCTTTATTAATCATCGCAACCCTGCTCGCCCGGAAATCCGGTGGCAGGGTTTTTTGCGCCCATGTGGATCACGGTTTGCGGGATAATTCTGCCGATGATCGCGGTTTTGTTGAAGATCTTTGCGCGCGCTTAAATATTCCTGTCGAGTCTTTTCAAGCCGATGTCTCCGGGTATGCCTCTAATAATTCCATAGGACTTGAAGAAGCCGGAAGAATCATGCGTTATGATTTCTTCAAGCGCTGCATGAAGAAATTCGAAGCTGATTTTTTATTGCTGGCGCATCATATCGGAGATCTTTCAGAAGATATACTTATGCGATTGATTCGGGGTACCGGCTGGCCCGCTCTGGCTGGGATGGATGCATTTGATCCCAAGCGTAAACTTTTACGCCCCCTGCTCTCTACTACAAAAGATGAACTGGAAGTTTTTTTAAAGTCCATCGGCTGTTCATGGCGGGAGGATGAAAGCAACTTATGCGATGACTATACCCGTAATCGAATCCGCAATCGTGTTATGCCCCTGCTTCGCGAAGAGAATTCAAATCTGGATACGGGACTGCTGAGACTAAAATATCAGGCCGAACTTGATGAAGATTATTGGGCTGAGCAGACTGCTGAAATTCTGAAAATGGCGCAAGTTGACGAGAATGGTGCTCTTAGACTGTCTTGTTCTATTTTGGACAAATGTCATTCAGCTTTAAGATTCCGTATTTATAAGAAAATTTTAGATAACCTTGGTCCGGGACATGCTCTTTTCGAGTCTGTAGTTAAGCTTGATAATGGCTTTTGCGCCCGTAATTACGGCGCAACCTTCCAATTTCCCGGAAATAAGGTTGTTAAAATCAGTAAAAAAGAGCTCTTATTCAAAGTTAATTAG
- the nadC gene encoding carboxylating nicotinate-nucleotide diphosphorylase, with protein sequence MTENAFNDFFQAEAKMFLLATVRIALSEDGPDLTSMGLFEQDDIATAQIIAKEDTVISGLPLINLILEFADQENKCQVHLNVDEGDKISKGTLIAAIQGPAGLLLKAERVILNFISHMSGIATETRKYVDALEHCETILLDTRKTLPGLRYPEKYAVLCGGAKNHRLNLVEMLMLKDNHIDRAGSITSAVEKLREKYGQECPPIEVECRNQEEVDEAVTCKVERIMLDNMGFDEAKAAISTIPDEIETEISGNVTLETIAALAEAGPDYISVGRITHSAKCSDMSMQIIPM encoded by the coding sequence ATGACTGAAAACGCATTTAATGACTTCTTTCAGGCCGAAGCTAAAATGTTTCTTTTGGCCACCGTGAGAATAGCTTTAAGCGAAGACGGCCCTGATTTGACCTCAATGGGACTGTTTGAGCAGGACGATATTGCTACCGCCCAAATTATTGCTAAGGAAGATACTGTAATTTCCGGACTGCCCCTTATCAACTTGATTCTTGAATTTGCAGATCAGGAAAACAAGTGTCAGGTGCATCTTAATGTGGACGAAGGAGATAAAATCTCAAAAGGCACGCTCATTGCGGCCATTCAGGGACCTGCCGGCCTGCTCCTCAAGGCGGAAAGGGTTATCCTGAATTTCATCTCACATATGTCCGGGATAGCGACTGAAACCCGAAAATACGTAGACGCGCTTGAGCATTGCGAGACTATACTCCTCGATACCCGCAAGACTCTGCCCGGCCTGCGTTACCCTGAAAAATATGCTGTCCTTTGCGGCGGAGCGAAAAACCACCGTTTAAATCTGGTGGAAATGCTCATGCTTAAGGACAATCACATTGACCGCGCCGGGTCCATCACATCCGCCGTGGAAAAACTGCGTGAGAAATATGGCCAGGAATGCCCGCCGATTGAAGTGGAATGCCGCAATCAGGAAGAAGTTGATGAAGCTGTGACCTGCAAGGTTGAACGCATCATGCTCGATAATATGGGTTTTGATGAAGCCAAGGCCGCAATATCGACCATTCCCGATGAAATTGAAACTGAGATCAGCGGAAACGTAACCCTTGAAACTATTGCCGCGCTTGCTGAAGCGGGTCCGGATTACATATCCGTGGGCCGGATTACCCATTCCGCAAAATGCTCAGACATGAGCATGCAGATCATACCTATGTAG
- a CDS encoding adenylate kinase: MNILIFGPNGSGKGTQGALAKKKYDLDHIESGAIFRKHIGGGTELGMKAKEYIDKGELVPDDITIPMVLDVLQSSDENGWLLDGFPRSIVQAEKLWEALEKDGVKLDFVIEILLPREVAKNRIMGRRLCENDPNHPNNKFIDAIKPDGDKCRVCGGALTERADDQDEDAINKRHDIYYDDKTGTVAAAYFYKDLAPKAGFKYIELNGEGTIDEIKETLMAQLV, encoded by the coding sequence ATGAATATTCTTATTTTTGGACCCAACGGTAGTGGTAAAGGAACTCAGGGCGCTCTCGCTAAGAAAAAATACGATCTCGATCATATTGAATCCGGCGCAATTTTCCGTAAACACATCGGTGGCGGTACTGAACTCGGCATGAAAGCTAAAGAGTACATCGATAAAGGTGAACTCGTTCCTGATGATATCACAATTCCCATGGTTCTCGACGTTCTCCAGTCTTCTGATGAAAACGGCTGGCTGCTCGACGGCTTCCCCCGTTCTATCGTTCAGGCTGAAAAGCTTTGGGAAGCTCTTGAAAAAGACGGCGTAAAGCTCGACTTCGTTATCGAAATCCTGCTGCCCCGCGAAGTTGCTAAAAACCGGATCATGGGCCGTCGCCTCTGCGAAAACGATCCTAACCACCCCAACAACAAATTCATCGACGCTATTAAGCCCGACGGAGACAAATGTCGCGTATGTGGCGGTGCTCTTACCGAACGCGCAGATGACCAGGACGAAGATGCAATCAACAAACGTCACGACATCTACTATGATGACAAGACCGGTACTGTTGCAGCTGCATACTTCTACAAAGATCTGGCTCCTAAAGCTGGCTTCAAATACATCGAACTCAATGGTGAAGGCACCATCGACGAAATCAAAGAGACCCTCATGGCTCAGCTCGTTTAG
- the mgtE gene encoding magnesium transporter yields MANPKGIPGPLRKWQEHGKGRAGEVDQCVIDAMHPADAADHIEELGLEEQVKFIKQLPIRDAADSIAEMEENDQRELIERLNVGMAARILEIMSPDDATDILEGLDNDSQETLLRQIKAEDREEISTLLTFDPDTAGGVMTTEVAIVRDNMTVDQAIAEIRKEVEDKSIPYYAYVVGRRNQLTGVVSMRDLLIARPGKMLTELTHNQHLISVTYNVDKEEVARLIAHYNFLAMPVTDFDHRFIGVVTVDDVIDIINEEASEDMQSMVGAGTDETVDSPWKYSVKKRLPWLVINVLNSAVSAWVVHLFEDNITRMAILAVLMPIVANQAGNTGQQALAVMIRQFATEKFDRKKSWEAVLRELKIGLANGICVSFLVLGAVFMITSNYTLAMVMSGALFIDMVLGAVVGGAIPILLKEFGRDPAQASSIFLTTITDSFGFLSLLGLAGIFLL; encoded by the coding sequence ATGGCTAATCCAAAAGGAATCCCCGGGCCACTCAGGAAGTGGCAGGAACACGGCAAAGGGCGCGCTGGCGAAGTAGACCAGTGTGTTATTGATGCCATGCATCCTGCGGATGCTGCTGACCATATTGAAGAACTCGGTCTGGAAGAACAGGTCAAGTTCATCAAGCAATTACCCATCCGTGATGCTGCTGATTCCATTGCGGAAATGGAAGAAAACGATCAACGGGAACTCATTGAACGACTGAATGTCGGCATGGCCGCCCGTATCCTCGAGATAATGTCCCCTGATGATGCCACGGACATTCTTGAGGGGCTGGATAATGATTCACAGGAAACTCTTTTACGCCAGATCAAAGCGGAAGACAGGGAGGAAATCTCTACACTTTTGACCTTTGATCCTGATACCGCCGGTGGTGTTATGACTACCGAGGTTGCTATTGTCCGCGACAACATGACCGTGGATCAGGCCATTGCGGAAATCCGTAAGGAAGTGGAAGATAAGAGTATTCCTTATTATGCCTATGTAGTAGGGCGCCGCAATCAATTGACCGGCGTTGTCTCCATGCGCGACCTGCTTATTGCCCGTCCCGGTAAAATGCTCACAGAACTAACCCACAACCAGCACCTGATCTCTGTGACCTATAATGTGGACAAGGAAGAAGTTGCCAGACTCATAGCGCACTATAATTTCCTAGCAATGCCGGTAACCGATTTTGATCACAGGTTCATCGGAGTTGTCACTGTTGATGATGTCATTGACATTATTAATGAAGAAGCCAGTGAAGATATGCAGTCAATGGTTGGTGCGGGTACTGACGAAACCGTTGATTCCCCATGGAAATATTCGGTAAAAAAACGTTTGCCATGGCTGGTCATAAATGTGCTCAACTCCGCTGTATCCGCATGGGTTGTTCATCTTTTTGAAGATAATATTACCCGGATGGCCATATTGGCAGTACTTATGCCCATTGTTGCCAACCAGGCCGGAAATACGGGACAGCAGGCCCTCGCGGTTATGATCCGCCAATTTGCTACTGAAAAATTTGACCGTAAAAAATCATGGGAAGCGGTTCTGCGTGAATTAAAAATAGGCCTTGCTAACGGTATTTGTGTTTCGTTTTTAGTGCTGGGCGCGGTATTTATGATAACCAGTAATTATACATTGGCCATGGTCATGTCCGGGGCGCTGTTTATTGATATGGTACTCGGGGCAGTGGTCGGCGGAGCTATCCCTATCCTGTTGAAAGAATTCGGCCGGGACCCGGCACAGGCATCCTCTATTTTTCTTACTACCATAACGGATAGTTTTGGTTTTCTTTCCCTGCTCGGACTTGCCGGAATCTTCCTTCTCTAA
- the hemA gene encoding glutamyl-tRNA reductase, with amino-acid sequence MDHNIYLIGLNHRSAGVNVRERYALTNVEQFEEGLLEMGVREVMALSTCNRVEILVVCSSEITRLNILEYWAKRCCGSVSELEPNTYCHEGLGSVKHLFRVACSLDSMIVGEPQILGQLKDSYRKAVDAGAARVIINRMLHKAFFVAKRVRTETSIASSAVSISYAAVELAKKIFGELEGQRAMLIGAGEMAELAATHLLNSGVTKISIANRTYARAEELAECMGGSAVPFENLYDQLIDTDIIISSTGAPHAVISAKEMKKVIKKRKYRPMFFIDIAVPRDIDPDVNGLDNVYLYDIDDLKDVVEENKSQREDEAVKAASIVEFETLSFGNWINSLDLQPTIVDLFTRSENVAQQELAKTLKRLGDVDAKTHKALETMAMSIGKKLLHEPVSFLKRRTEEEGKADEFVDLARRMFNLDNETIPADAHCSRKKNRNSES; translated from the coding sequence ATGGACCATAATATTTATCTAATCGGCCTTAACCACCGCTCCGCCGGGGTGAATGTGCGTGAACGCTATGCCCTGACCAATGTAGAGCAGTTTGAAGAAGGACTGCTTGAAATGGGAGTGCGTGAGGTAATGGCCTTATCTACCTGTAACAGGGTGGAAATTCTGGTTGTCTGCTCTTCCGAGATTACCCGGTTAAATATACTGGAGTACTGGGCAAAAAGGTGTTGCGGATCTGTAAGTGAACTGGAACCGAATACCTACTGTCATGAGGGATTGGGGTCGGTGAAACACCTTTTCAGGGTCGCTTGCAGCCTTGATTCCATGATTGTAGGTGAACCGCAGATTCTCGGGCAGCTCAAGGATTCTTACCGTAAAGCAGTGGATGCCGGTGCCGCGCGGGTTATCATCAACCGTATGCTGCACAAGGCTTTCTTTGTCGCCAAAAGAGTCCGCACCGAGACTTCCATAGCTTCCAGTGCTGTTTCCATCAGTTATGCGGCGGTTGAGCTTGCCAAAAAGATTTTCGGTGAACTGGAAGGTCAGCGGGCTATGCTCATCGGAGCCGGAGAGATGGCGGAACTTGCCGCAACCCACCTGCTGAACAGCGGTGTAACCAAAATCTCCATCGCAAACCGTACTTATGCCCGCGCCGAAGAACTGGCTGAATGTATGGGCGGAAGCGCCGTGCCTTTTGAAAATCTTTATGACCAGCTGATAGATACTGATATTATCATCAGCTCTACCGGAGCTCCTCACGCGGTTATCAGTGCCAAGGAGATGAAGAAGGTCATCAAGAAGCGTAAATATCGGCCCATGTTTTTTATCGATATTGCGGTTCCACGCGATATTGATCCAGATGTAAACGGGCTGGACAACGTGTATCTTTATGACATTGACGATCTTAAAGATGTAGTTGAAGAAAATAAATCCCAGCGTGAAGACGAAGCCGTTAAAGCGGCTTCCATAGTTGAATTCGAGACCCTTTCGTTTGGCAACTGGATTAATTCTCTTGATTTGCAGCCGACCATAGTGGACCTTTTCACCCGCAGTGAAAATGTGGCCCAGCAAGAGTTGGCCAAGACGCTCAAACGTCTTGGCGACGTGGATGCCAAAACTCACAAGGCCTTAGAGACCATGGCCATGTCCATAGGGAAAAAACTTCTTCACGAGCCGGTATCCTTCCTCAAACGTCGAACCGAGGAAGAAGGTAAGGCTGATGAATTTGTTGATCTTGCCCGGCGCATGTTCAATCTTGATAATGAAACTATTCCTGCTGACGCTCATTGCTCCAGGAAAAAGAACCGGAATTCTGAAAGTTAA